Part of the Dehalococcoidia bacterium genome, CTTCATATAATATGTACTGCCCATCACCGAGAAGGTGTCGCCCCATTCGTTACGGGGGATGTCGAGGCGCTTCATTTCGGCTGTGGTCACCCTGACGCCGTCGAACTGCGTGCAGCATGCGCCGCAGCGCCGGCAGGCGAAACAGCGGCGGAATGATTCGACTGCCTCCTGTGTGGCTATCAGCCCGGATATGCGGTTCTTCGGCATGGCGGCAGATTTATCTCCTCAGGAACTCCACTTCCACCTCGGCCAGGGCTTCCTTATTGATTTCCTCGCCCTTGAGGGAGAGGATTAAGAGCCTGCACTGAGCAAAGCGAATGTGTGAGGGTGAGGCTTTGGGCGATAACTCTACCCCTCACTCTATCTCTCCCGCAAGGGGAGAGAAGAAACCTATCTCCCCAGGAACTCCACCTCAAGCTCAGCCAGGGTGTCGAGCGCGGCTTCACACCTGTCGCAGACTCCCAGATGCACCAGACCGTCATCGCAGCGCTGGTTGTACAGCGGGAAGTTGCGGCAGGTCTCCGGGCGGTCACTATATATAGTACATTTCGCCTTAGAGGCGTCGTAAAAGCGGCACGGCTCTTTCATATAATAAGTGTCGTCGAACAGCTCGAAGACGTCCATGCGTTCGTTTTGAGGCACGGGCAGGAGTTCCAGTTCCCCCTTTTTCAGCTTGACACCCTTGAACCCGGTGCAGCAAGTCCCGCAGTGCCTGCACGCAAAAGCCGCACGGAAGGCGTCGACTACCTCCTGCGTGGCTATGAGCTCGGATATCCTGACGCTTGGCATGGAGGTATTATAGAAGAAAATCGAGTACTGACTCAAAGTGTCTGGTTTCAATCACAGGCCGTTAGCCTGCTATAATCTTCATAATGAACATCGGCATATTACTGGCAATTGTGGCCTGGCTGGCTGCGGTCTCCTTTGTAGCGGCCACAAAAATCAAGGCTCCTGCTCTGGCTGTTATAGTCACTGTTTCCGCGTCAATTGTGATACCTCTGGCGCTGGCTATTCTCTATACCTCGTTTTTCCCATGGTCGCCTCTGGGGCCCGAGGAGTTTTTAGACAAATACCTGAGAATCCTTATCGGGGAGCACGGAGACAATCTGCCCCGGCTTTTCATATCCGTTTTCATCGGAGTGGCATTCGGATTCGCCGTCAGATATATCGTTACCCGCCTGAGGCGCGCCTGAATCCGAAAAATTATTTTCCAAAACCCCTCCAACATCTTGACACGCTGGCTATTTACGCCTCTTTTCGCTATTGACAAGATTTTGTGCTGATGGTATTATTACTTTTGCCTTGTGAAAACGGGCGATTATGTTGACGATAGATACATAAAGGTAATTACCGGTGAAAAACCGAGCGGTGGCTTGGTGCATGCGCCAGGCCACTTTCTTTATGCCTCTATCCGATTTAACAACTGAATATATAAGAAACAAGCTAATATCAAGTTTGAAGTAGGTCAAGCAAAACAAGGCGCACGGTGGATGCCTTGGCATCAAGGGCCGACGAAGGGCGTGGCAAGACTGCGATAAGCCTCGGTAAGCTGTCTAGCAAGCTTTAACCGGGGATTCCCGAATGAGGCAACTCACACCGGCAAAACCGGTGTACCCCTGGCTCAACACATAGGCCAGGCGGGGGCAAGTGGGGGAAGTGAAACATCTCAGTACCCCGAGGAAAATACATTATTCCCTTAGTAGTGGCGAACGAACGGGGAACAGCCTAAACCGGGTAAACTTAGTGGCTCTGGAGCCTATGTTTATCCGGGGTAGTAAGACGGATTGGGCGTTGTTCAGAAAGCGCCATGGAGTTACAAACCCAACTCTAGCAGAAGGTCTCTGGAAAGAGCCACCACAGACGGTGATAGTCCGGTAGGCGAAAGAGGCAAGCTCCAAGTCCTGTTCTTGAGTACCACGGGGCACGAAGAACCCTGTGGGAACCCGCCGAGACCACTCGGTAAGGCTAAATACCCTTGATGACCGATAGTGAACAAGTACCGTGAGGGAAAGGTGAAAAGCACCGCGAAAGCGGAGTGAAATAGACCTGAAACCGTGCGCCAACAAGCAGTCAGAGCCTGGACGCAAGTCCTGGTAATGGCGTGCCTATTGAAGAATGAGCCGACGAGTTAATCTGTGTAGCCGGTTAAGTGATTAAGTCACGGAGCCAAAGCGAAAGCGAGTCTGAATAGGGCGACTATGGTTGCACGGATTAGACCCGAAGCCGGGTGAGCTATCCATGGCCAGGGTGAAGCTTCGATAATCTCGAAGTGGAGGCCCGAACCGTTTAGCGTTGCAAAGCTATCGGATGAGCTGTGGATAGGGGTGATATGCCAATCGAACCCGGGGATAGCTGGTTCTCCCCGAAATGTATTGAGGTACAGCCTCGGATGGTGGTTAGCGGAGGTAGAGCTCTGAATGGAATAGGTGGGAGAGTATCCTGTCAACTCCAATCAAACTGCGAATGCCGCTAACTTAGTCCGGGAGTGAGACTACGAGGGCTAAGCTCCGTGGTCGAGAGGGAAACAGCCCAGACCGTCAGCTAAGGTCCCTAAGAACAGGCTAAGTGGCAAAGGAAGTAGAATTGCGTAGACAGCCAGGAGGTTGGCTTAGAAGCAGCCACCCTTTAAAGAGTGCGTAACAGCTCACTGGTTGAGTGGTACTGCGCCGACAACCCAACGGGGCTAAGCCTGTCACCGAAGCTACGGCATTCCGTTTACGGAATGGGTAGGGGAGCGTTCTTTTAGCAGCGAAGTCGAATCGTGAGGTTCGGTGGAGCTTTAAGAAGTGAGAATGTCGGCATGAGTAGCGCAAGATATGTGAGAAACATATCCGCCGGAAACCCGAGGTTTCCTAAGCAAGGTTAATCCGCTTAGGGTTAGTCGGGCCTAAGCCGAGGCCGTAAGGCGTAGTGCGATGGACAACAGGTTATTATTCCTGTACCGCTGTGGTGGAGGCAAAGGGGTGACGCAGGAGGTTAGTTCGAGCATTCCCATTGGACATGGAGTGTCGCTCAACGGAGATGATGCCGGGGCAGGTAAATCCACCCCGGATATAGTTGAAAATGAGAGGAAGTTGCGAGGAGACTCAAGACGATTCGAGTAACGCCAGGCTGCCTAGAAAAGCCTCGTTGCCGTTGAAACCATAGCGCCCGTACCTAAACCGACTCTGGTGGGTGGGGATAAGAGTCCCAAGGTGATCGAGATAACCCTCGTTAAGGAACTTGGCAATCTAGCCCCGTAACTTTGGAAGAAGGGGTGCCCTGATTTATCAGGGTTACAATAAATGGGCCCAAGTGACTGTTTAACTAAAACACAGGTCTGTGCTAAAGCGTAAGCTGATGTATACAGGCTGATACCTGCCCAGTGCTGGAAGGTTAATGGGAGGGGTTAGCGCAAGCGAAGCTCCGAACGAAAGCCCCAGTGAACGGCGGCCGTAACTATAACGGTCCTAAGGTAGCGAAGTCCCTTGTCGGGTAAGTTCCGACCCGCACGAATGGTGTAACAACTTGGGCGCTGTCTTAACGAGGGACTCGGCGAAATTGAAATACCCGTGAAGATGCGGGTTTCCCGTCACAGGACAAAAAGACCCCGTGGAGCTTTACTGTAACTTGTCATTGAGTCTGGTTTTACCATGTGTAGCATAGTTGGGAGGCTTTGAAGCCGGGGCGCTAGCCCTGGTGGAGCCGAAATGTGAAATACCAATCTTGGTGAATCTAGCCTCTAACCCCGGAGCAAGCCGTGGGACAGTGGCTGGTGGGCAGTTTGACTGGGGCGGTCGCCTCCCAAAATGTAACGGAGGCGCCCAAAGGTCCCCTCAGGGTGGATGGAAATCACCCGTAGAGTGCATTGGCATAAGGGGGCTTGACTGCAAGACTTACAAGTCGAGCAGGGACGAAAGTCGGGCAAAGTGATCCTACGGTACCGTGTGGAAGGGCCGTAGCTTAACGGATAAAAGCTACCCCGGGGATAACAGGCTTATCTTGCCCAAGAGTTCATATCGACGGCAAGGTTTGGCACCTCGATGTCGGCTCGTCGCATCCTGGGGCTGGAGAAGGTCCCAAGGGTCCGGCTGTTCGCCGGTTAAAGCGGCACGCGAGCTGGGTTCAGACCGTCGTGAGACAGGTCGGTCTCTATCCGTGATGGGCGCATGGAAACTTGAGGGGAGTTACCTGTAGTACGAGAGGATCCAGGTGAACAAACATATGGTGTGCCAGTTGTCTCGCCAGAGGCATCGCTGGGTAGCCAAGTTTGGTTCGGATAAACGCTGAAAGCATCTAAGTGTGAAGCCGGCCCCAAGATGAGGTTTCCCATCCCTCGCAAGAGGGGGTAAGGTCGCAGGTAGACCACCTGCTTGATAGGCCACATGTGTAAGCACCGTAAGGTGTTCAGCTGAGTGGTACTAATGACCGAGGGCTTGACCTGCTTCAAAGTTGATATTAGCAACTACCTTCAGTCCTCTCTCCCTTGAGGGGAGAGATAAGAGTGAGGGTGTACAATTAAAAACCGGCGCGTGAGCGTCGTTGCGAGAAGTCCTGATATAATCAGGACGACGAAGCAATCTTAACAACTGAAAAATAGGCTTAACAGCGAAAAAGTCTTCTGGTGATCAGAGCGAGGTGGCACCACCCGTTCCCATCCCGAACACGGCAGTGAAACGCCTTAGCGCAGACGATACTGGGGGGGCAACTCCCTGCGGAAAATATGCCATTGCCAGGAGGCTTTTTCTTTATCCTTGGAGCTTCAATCTGAGGATTCTTCGCAAGAAGGCTGTTAAGCCTTTTTTGTTGCCCAAAAATTGTCATGCTGGAGGCCCGCCTGGGCGGGCCGAAGCATCTGGTGGGGCGGTTGCTTTTCTCTCCCTTTAGAAAGGTGCTT contains:
- a CDS encoding YkgJ family cysteine cluster protein gives rise to the protein MSQYSIFFYNTSMPSVRISELIATQEVVDAFRAAFACRHCGTCCTGFKGVKLKKGELELLPVPQNERMDVFELFDDTYYMKEPCRFYDASKAKCTIYSDRPETCRNFPLYNQRCDDGLVHLGVCDRCEAALDTLAELEVEFLGR
- a CDS encoding YkgJ family cysteine cluster protein; protein product: MPKNRISGLIATQEAVESFRRCFACRRCGACCTQFDGVRVTTAEMKRLDIPRNEWGDTFSVMGSTYYMKQPCRFFSAGKSGCTIYNARPETCRRFPMYAIKCDDGLLHLAVSEICPAAVEALAEVEVEWLGR